One Clostridiisalibacter paucivorans DSM 22131 genomic region harbors:
- a CDS encoding NYN domain-containing protein, giving the protein MAKSKKEYLFVDGYNIINAWKELKDISTISLEVARNRLIEIMAEYQAYTNIRVIIVFDAHLVKGSIEKKEKIYEIEVVYTKENETADGYIEKVLDSIGRHKKVRVATSDWAEQQIVLGRGGTRVSARELKIEIENIKAYIERKSKTKKKEEEIKNKLMNRLDKDIIKKLEKIRKN; this is encoded by the coding sequence ATGGCTAAAAGTAAAAAAGAGTATTTATTTGTAGATGGTTACAATATAATAAATGCTTGGAAGGAATTAAAGGATATTAGTACTATAAGCCTTGAAGTGGCGAGAAACAGGCTGATAGAAATAATGGCGGAGTATCAAGCATATACTAATATTCGAGTAATAATAGTATTTGATGCGCATCTTGTGAAGGGAAGTATAGAGAAGAAAGAAAAGATATATGAGATTGAAGTAGTTTATACAAAAGAAAATGAAACAGCAGATGGATATATAGAGAAGGTTTTAGATTCTATTGGAAGGCATAAAAAAGTGAGAGTGGCAACATCAGATTGGGCAGAACAACAAATAGTATTAGGGAGAGGTGGGACTAGGGTTTCCGCTAGAGAGCTTAAAATTGAAATTGAAAATATAAAGGCTTATATAGAACGAAAATCTAAGACGAAAAAGAAGGAAGAAGAAATAAAAAATAAATTAATGAACAGACTAGATAAAGATATAATAAAAAAACTAGAAAAAATTAGAAAAAACTAG
- the thyX gene encoding FAD-dependent thymidylate synthase, translated as MELKLKVKLLRYTPEPEKLVAAAAKLCYSAVGIDAIEEKLDDKGVERFINMLMGLGHESPVEHVSFTFGIEGVSRVLTHQLVRHRIGVSYSQQSQRYVKLDQFEYIVPHAIANLPEARNKFIEAMEKDQEYYNQLTEILYKEHVDNFIKEGKSDREAKRMAEKKAIEDARYVFPNACETKIVVTMNARALFNFFALRCCNRAQWEIRELAIGMLKEAKKVAPSLFKYCGPKCVWGECPEGNMTCGKIDEVREKFKGL; from the coding sequence GTGGAATTGAAATTAAAAGTAAAGTTATTAAGATATACACCAGAGCCTGAAAAATTAGTGGCTGCAGCTGCAAAACTTTGTTATTCAGCAGTAGGTATAGATGCTATAGAGGAAAAGTTAGACGACAAAGGCGTTGAGAGATTTATAAATATGCTGATGGGATTAGGTCATGAATCCCCAGTGGAACATGTGTCTTTTACCTTTGGAATAGAGGGAGTAAGTAGAGTTCTTACTCATCAACTAGTTAGACATAGAATAGGTGTTTCTTATTCTCAACAGTCTCAGAGATATGTAAAACTAGACCAATTTGAATATATAGTACCTCATGCCATAGCAAATCTGCCTGAGGCCAGAAATAAATTTATTGAGGCTATGGAAAAAGATCAAGAGTATTATAACCAATTAACAGAGATACTATATAAAGAACATGTCGATAATTTTATTAAAGAGGGAAAAAGTGATAGGGAAGCAAAAAGGATGGCAGAGAAAAAGGCAATAGAAGATGCTAGATATGTATTTCCCAATGCCTGTGAAACTAAAATTGTAGTAACAATGAATGCTAGGGCTTTATTCAATTTTTTTGCCCTTAGATGTTGCAATAGGGCTCAATGGGAAATAAGGGAATTAGCAATAGGTATGTTAAAAGAAGCGAAAAAAGTAGCTCCATCACTTTTTAAATATTGTGGTCCTAAATGTGTATGGGGAGAATGTCCTGAAGGGAATATGACTTGTGGAAAAATAGATGAGGTTAGAGAAAAATTTAAAGGCTTGTAG
- the sigH gene encoding RNA polymerase sporulation sigma factor SigH — translation MGLTIHKKLSEIYINDYHLMTDEEIVGDARGGDNEALEYLIRKYKNFVRAKARSYFLIGADKEDIIQEGMIGLYKAIRDYKDDKLASFRAFAELCITRQIITAIKTATRQKHIPLNSYVSLNKPIYDEESDRTLMDVLSGVKITDPEELLISQEELKNIESKIGEILSDLEWEVLMSYLQGKSYQEIAVDLDRHVKSIDNALQRVKRKLERYLEVKDK, via the coding sequence GTGGGGTTAACTATACATAAAAAGCTTTCTGAGATTTATATAAACGATTACCATCTTATGACAGATGAAGAAATAGTTGGAGATGCTAGGGGTGGAGATAATGAGGCTCTTGAGTATTTAATAAGAAAGTACAAAAATTTTGTCAGGGCTAAAGCTAGATCCTATTTTCTTATAGGGGCAGATAAAGAAGATATAATACAAGAAGGTATGATTGGTCTTTATAAAGCTATAAGAGATTACAAAGATGATAAATTGGCATCCTTTAGAGCCTTTGCAGAATTATGTATAACTCGTCAAATCATAACTGCTATAAAGACAGCTACTAGGCAGAAACATATTCCGTTGAATTCTTATGTATCTTTGAACAAGCCCATATATGATGAAGAATCTGATAGAACTCTTATGGATGTATTATCTGGGGTTAAAATTACTGACCCAGAGGAACTGTTAATAAGTCAGGAAGAATTGAAAAATATAGAGAGCAAAATAGGTGAGATATTAAGTGATTTAGAATGGGAAGTATTGATGTCTTATCTACAGGGCAAATCATATCAAGAGATTGCTGTGGATTTAGACAGGCATGTAAAATCCATAGATAATGCCCTTCAAAGGGTAAAAAGAAAATTAGAAAGATATTTAGAAGTAAAGGATAAGTAG
- the rlmB gene encoding 23S rRNA (guanosine(2251)-2'-O)-methyltransferase RlmB: MSNQQYIEGRNPVLEGIKGQREIEKILIAEGANQGSIKKIKGMAKDNNIMIQYVHRNKLDSLSETGNHQGVMALVTSYEYKDIEDIFALAEERDEHPFVIILDEIEDPHNLGSIIRTAECAGAHGIIIPKRRSASVTAVVSKTSAGAVEYMPVVKVSNIAYTMDQLKDKGLWIYGADMDGKEDYFDVDIKGPVGIVVGNEGKGIGRLVKEKCDFLIKIPMKGKVTSLNASVSASIIMYEVLRQRSLR; this comes from the coding sequence ATGAGTAATCAACAGTACATTGAAGGTAGAAATCCTGTATTAGAAGGAATAAAGGGACAAAGAGAAATAGAAAAGATATTGATAGCAGAAGGTGCTAATCAAGGTTCTATAAAGAAAATAAAGGGCATGGCTAAAGATAATAATATAATGATTCAGTATGTCCATAGAAATAAGCTAGATAGTTTATCGGAAACTGGAAACCATCAAGGGGTAATGGCACTAGTAACTTCTTATGAGTATAAAGATATAGAGGATATATTTGCATTGGCAGAAGAAAGAGATGAACATCCATTTGTGATAATTTTAGATGAAATAGAAGATCCACATAATTTGGGTTCCATAATAAGAACAGCGGAGTGTGCAGGTGCCCATGGAATAATAATTCCTAAAAGAAGGTCTGCTTCCGTTACTGCTGTAGTATCAAAGACCTCTGCAGGAGCAGTTGAATATATGCCAGTAGTAAAAGTATCTAATATAGCATATACAATGGATCAACTAAAAGATAAAGGACTATGGATCTATGGAGCAGATATGGATGGAAAAGAAGATTATTTTGATGTAGATATAAAAGGACCAGTAGGTATTGTTGTAGGTAATGAGGGAAAAGGGATAGGTAGATTGGTCAAGGAGAAATGTGATTTTTTGATTAAGATACCTATGAAGGGTAAAGTTACATCTTTGAATGCATCAGTTTCAGCATCTATTATTATGTATGAAGTATTAAGGCAGCGGAGTCTGAGGTAG
- a CDS encoding GTP-binding protein — protein sequence MGKAKFERTKPHINIGTIGHVDHGKTTLTAAITYVLNKRKGTGSAVAFDNIDKAPEERERGITISTAHVEYETDNRHYAHVDCPGHADYVKNMITGAAQMDGAILVVSAADGPMPQTREHILLSRQVGVPQIIVFLNKADMVDDEELIELVEMEVRELLSEYEFDGDETPIVVGSALKALEEPDGEWGEKILE from the coding sequence ATGGGAAAAGCTAAGTTTGAAAGAACAAAGCCACATATTAACATTGGAACAATAGGACACGTAGACCATGGAAAGACAACATTGACAGCAGCAATAACATATGTATTAAACAAGAGAAAAGGAACAGGATCAGCAGTAGCGTTTGATAATATAGATAAGGCACCAGAAGAAAGAGAAAGAGGAATAACAATATCAACAGCACATGTTGAGTATGAGACAGACAATAGACACTATGCCCATGTGGACTGCCCAGGCCATGCTGACTATGTAAAGAACATGATAACAGGAGCAGCACAAATGGATGGAGCGATACTAGTAGTATCAGCAGCAGACGGACCAATGCCACAAACAAGAGAGCATATATTGTTATCAAGACAGGTAGGGGTACCACAAATAATAGTATTCTTAAACAAAGCAGATATGGTAGATGACGAAGAACTAATAGAATTAGTAGAAATGGAAGTAAGAGAATTATTATCAGAATATGAATTTGATGGAGACGAAACACCAATAGTAGTAGGATCAGCATTAAAGGCATTAGAAGAGCCAGACGGAGAATGGGGAGAAAAGATACTAGAAT